ATGCTGATAAATTCAAGACCAAGAAAATGTTTAAACTATGCAACACCGTTTGAAAAATTTTTACACGAAATTAGTTTTAAAAACAATTGGTAAAATGTCGCAATTAATGTTGCAATTTATGATTTAAAATAAAATAATTTAGAATATTGGAGGAATTTCGATGAAAAAAAGATTTTTAATTTTTATAAAAACTCTAGTTGATGAAAGAGAAGAATTTGATGAAAATATATATTTTAGTGGATTTTCTAAAATATTATATTATCTTTTAATACCACTACTTTCTTTTTATTGCTTTATAATTTTTTTTGGAATATTTAATGGAAGGGATTTTCAAATTTTAAATATTACAATTCCAAGAGCAATGATTTTAATTGTAGAAATGTTATTACTATTTGTATCTTTGTTATGTTATAAAGTGTTCAAAAATAAAAACAAATTATTATTAATAATACCATTTATTATATTTCTGGTATTACTTATGTATAATGACAACTGGTTTTGGATTCATTGGTTATTATTATTTTTTATCTCAATTTTTATTATAATTTATAGATTTTTAATTATTGATAATTTAAATACTCAGATTATTAAATTAAATAGTGAAAACAAAAAAAATAAAATATCTTTATTAAATAAAGATCTGAATATAGATTTGAGAGATAAAACTAGGGAAATTTTCTTGAAAAAAGTAAAAGAAAGTTATAATTTTATAGAAAATAAAGATAATTATGAGAAATTAAAAGAAAACATAGAAAAAATATACAATGAACAAAAATTAGAAAGAGTTGTAAAAAGATTACTATTAATTCCAATAGTCCCTTTTATAGGTAAATTTTTGTATGATTATTTTGAAAGTAATAGAAATATATTTTCAGGAATATTAACATTAGATAATATTCAAAAATGGTCAACATTTTCAAATGTGTCAAATTTTATATTATTTTTAATTATTTTATTTATGGGATTGCATTTTATCTATAAATTGTTTGAATTACGATTTCGTGATAAGAGAAAAAGAATAAGTGAAGTTGCTGAGTGTATTGAAATACTATATAGAAGAGAGGAAAATAATGAATAAATTAAAAATAAAAATATTCAAAGCATTCCTAGAACAAGAAAGACCTTTAAACAAAGGAATTTTAACAAAATTAGAAAGTAATCTTAAAACGAATTTTATTTATAATTCAAATGCGATTGAAGGTAGCACTCTTACTTTGAAAGAAACGGATATTATTCTTCAATACGGGGTTACTGTGAAAGGGAAAAGTTTGAAGGAGCATGAGGAAGTCAAGGGGCAGGAATATGCTCTTAATTTTCTGAAGGAAGTTATAAAAACAAATGAATCTTTATCGCTGAGGTTGATAAGAGAATTTCATGCTCTTGTGTTGAATGATGATATTGAAAATAGAGGGAAGTTTAAGAAAAGTAATAATGAAATTTTGGGTGCTGGTTTTGAAACCACACCTTACTATCTTGTTGAAGAGAAGTTGACGGAGTTGATTGAAAAATTCAATAGTAGTGAAAATAATGATTTGATAATGAAAGTTGCTTGTTTTCATGCTGATTTTGAAAAGATTCATCCATTTATTGATGGTAATGGACGGACTGGGAGATTACTTCTGAATTTGGAACTTATGAAAAATGGTTATCCGATTACAGTTATACGAAATGAAGATAGAGATGAATATTATACTGCTTTGGAAACAGCACAAGTTGAATCAAATTACGAGCTGCTTGCTGGTTTTATAGAAAAGAGTGCTGAAAATACTTTTTGGATGTATTATAAATATTTTGATGAAGATACAAAAATGAAGTTTGAAGAATATTTAAAAAAGAATGGAATTAATCCGAAAGAAGTTTATCAAAAGAGATTTGAGGGTTATCCAGAAATAGAGAGGGATTTTCCAAGAGGTTGGGATAAATAGTTAAATACAGGCAGATGTTATTTTATAAAAAAGCGAAGCAAAATGAAAGTTTTTTACATTTGACAAATATCAAAATATAGAGTATAATAATTTTAGTGATCGTACTACAAAAATAACCCACTTAATTGTGCGTTGTTGTAGACTGTAGAAAAAGCTCTTTCAATTTTGATAGGGCTTTTTTGCATTTTTGAGATAAAAGGGGGAAAGGTAATGGACAAGTCATTTAAAACTTTTAAGGAACAAGTTGAGATTTTAAATGGAGAAAA
The DNA window shown above is from Leptotrichia wadei and carries:
- a CDS encoding Fic family protein, whose product is MNKLKIKIFKAFLEQERPLNKGILTKLESNLKTNFIYNSNAIEGSTLTLKETDIILQYGVTVKGKSLKEHEEVKGQEYALNFLKEVIKTNESLSLRLIREFHALVLNDDIENRGKFKKSNNEILGAGFETTPYYLVEEKLTELIEKFNSSENNDLIMKVACFHADFEKIHPFIDGNGRTGRLLLNLELMKNGYPITVIRNEDRDEYYTALETAQVESNYELLAGFIEKSAENTFWMYYKYFDEDTKMKFEEYLKKNGINPKEVYQKRFEGYPEIERDFPRGWDK